One Brassica napus cultivar Da-Ae chromosome A5, Da-Ae, whole genome shotgun sequence DNA window includes the following coding sequences:
- the LOC106376945 gene encoding nuclear pore complex protein NUP160-like, which yields MERNRLSSSAGMEVPVAGGGSVVKWVDISVSAPPCTEDNGCVLLPSSEEDYASSCVIGEPPISFVWRINKTSSNVLELLQLSSESGFPLTGLRFVFAHTLSPFAFLFADEGNDSGRLVFFLYALTPSGVVYLLKLDNTSAYKSGSVFPLDHLTHLDVRPYLNETHATSVAASPGFLFLGRSDGCVYCFQPQRPPGFHQELRDDTGLGRLWGFVRGTVVAAVQDLFISEVYGRYFICVLHADGALRVWDIFTCSRVLCQSIAAKNVEGVMCLRLWLGKADYDSGIIPLALLYRNTMDVNVVDVITVYGLHFSSGEGIALSLDSGLQNISLEGGELCDVRFTSDKIWTLKADELTSHMLYHKSSTMEARSYTLQEEYISEQLFLSARSSSHDLLLTSHSLFSSAKDQIMGFISSIFVRRLLCPGIYHNVALRLTLRDHNKHWTDSEFQSLSLDELKSEILLLVEQEVTGETSISVFHWWENFCSCYLDHWCNNNEPCTLLVQSDVIGLVRNNSVSLFSRLENVEHSLGGSSSEHSGLTSLGLGMSINEHEILSEVLRCTLKINKQWGAAPYAMYYESVTGRPVISSEEIVPRLVNILESGYAMSIGQRTWSDLGTDRAWEKELEAQKNLRTFSIEMLLSLSALCQRAGSWGKVFTIMEHYLQYLVPKKVMHNNVGETLSDICSSILVQATSQFAQVMFESAFDIFLLVSYLLNISEQVNMSQQDICKLRLELLPMIQDIVSEWLIVLFFVTTPAQLTSMDDFSSKLSSLQIDSSIDKRSWNTMLGKCGFSLAYILLFSDRSCIVDSRFNLRYLPSSQIITSLVQNFISWIRYSKTGEDASSLLRRSTELTLRLIRNGQADAVERILLVVEASLRGEKTFGHAQDTNGDWCLLQHLRGCCLLDQVQRGACGISRERKISDSIRCFFRASSGEGSWKALHSLAKEAGFSHSTIGASISDGEKSCATWKLHYYEWAMQIFERYNISEGACQFAYAALEQVDEAINFMESSENVHPPVTATYCRGRLWANVFKFTLDLNLLNDAYCAIISNPDEEIKRICLRRFIIVLFECGKTKILSEGHLPFIGLSDKITQELFWKAGRSEIMIKPNPYKLLYAYEMRRHNWRMAASYMYQFSARLRSEAASTDYKHKSLVLQERLNGLSAAINALSLVHPGHAWIDPLPEESMHYPAKKAKRVEEQQSVRSSDQPKGYQSCIDIEKIQNEYVFTTAEYLLSLKNFEWTYSGLEKPPPDLVDLLVQADLYDMAFTVVLKFWRGSALKRELEKIFENMTIRCCPAKGTLWSSNDLRPNLLLTSTEDEVTHSPDRSPAAQSSNLAGDWEILEVYLKRYKDIHARLPVTVASTLLQADSCIELPLWLVHMFKDGKKEKALGMGGQEASPASLFQLYVDYGRLTEATNLLLEYMESFASSKPAEVLKRKKVSGVWFPYTTVERLWWALEKTMNSGRMLEQCQKLKGQLQQALLNHLKLLKVDSDDAVSSATG from the exons atggagagGAATCGTCTGAGTTCGTCTGCCGGTATGGAGGTTCCAGTCGCAGGCGGCGGAAGTGTTGTCAAATGGGTCGATATATCAGTCTCTGCTCCTCCTTGTACGGAGGACAATGGATGTGTTCTCCTTCCATCGTCGGAAGAAGACTACGCTTCGAGCTGTGTAATTGGCGAACCTCCGATCTCTTTCGTTTGGAGAATCAACAAAACGAGCTCAAACGTTCTCGAGCTTCTTCAGCTCTCTTCTGAATCTGGGTTTCCTTTAACTGGGCTTCGCTTCGTCTTCGCTCATACCCTCTCCCCTTTCGCTTTTCTTTTCGCCGACGAG GGTAATGATAGTGGTCGTCTCGTCTTCTTTCTTTACGCTCTCACGCCCTCTGGTGTTGTCTACCTCCTTAAACTCGATAATACTTCAGCCTATAAGTCCGGCTCAGTCTTCCCGCTTGACCATCTGACCCACTTGGATGTTCGACCTTACTTGAACGAAACTCATGCTACTAGTGTGGCTGCATCGCCTGGGTTCCTTTTCCTTGGGAGGTCTGATGGCTGTGTCTATTGCTTCCAACCTCAGAGACCACCAG GTTTCCACCAGGAGCTACGTGATGATACAGGACTTGGTCGTCTTTGGGGTTTTGTAAG GGGGACAGTTGTTGCAGCTGTGCAAGATTTGTTTATATCAGAAGTTTATGGAAGATATTTTATATGCGTGCTTCATGCTGATGGGGCGTTACGTGTCTGGGACATTTTTACCTGTAGCAGGGTTTTGTGTCAGAGTATAGCTGCTAAAAACGTTGAGG GGGTTATGTGTCTGAGGTTATGGTTGGGCAAAGCTGATTACGATTCTGGCATCATTCCTTTAGCTCTCTTGTATAGAAATACTATG GATGTCAACGTGGTGGACGTGATCACTGTATATGGCCTGCACTTTAGTTCTGGGGAGGGGATAGCCTTGTCTCTGGATTCTGGACTACAGAATATTTCACTGGAAGGG GGGGAATTGTGTGATGTCAGATTTACATCCGACAAGATCTGGACTCTGAAGGCTGATGAATTGACATCTCACATGTTGTACCACAAATCTAGCACCAT GGAAGCACGGTCTTACACTTTACAAGAGGAATACATTTCTGAGCAGTTATTTCTGAGTGCTAGGAGCTCTTCGCATGACCTTCTTTTGACTTCACATTCACTATTTTCATCCGCGAAG GATCAAATTATGGGATTCATTTCATCAATCTTCGTACGTAGGCTTCTTTGTCCTGGAATTTATCACAATGTTGCCTTGCGTCTGACTTTACGGGACCACAACAAACACTGGACTGATTCTGAATTTCAATCCTTAAGTCTTGATGAGCTTAAAAGCGAGATTCTTTTACTAGTTGAGCAAGAG GTTACTGGTGAGACTTCTATTTCAGTTTTTCACTGGTGGGAAAACTTTTGTTCGTGCTATCTTGATCACTGGTGCAACAATAATGAACCTTGCACGTTGCTGGTTCAGTCAGATGTTATTGGTTTAGTTAGAAACAATTCTGTATCACTGTTCTCTAGATTAGAGAACGTTGAGCACAGCCTTGGAG GATCTTCCTCCGAACACAGCGGCCTGACAAGCTTAGGCTTGGGGATGTCTATCAATGAACATGAGATTCTGTCGGAGGTACTAAGATGTACTTTGAAGATCAATAAGCAGTGGGGTGCTGCTCCTTATGCCATGTATTATGAATCGGTTACTGGAAGGCCAGTTATCTCATCTGAGGAAATTGTTCCTCGCTTAGTTAACATCCTTGAGTCGGGATATGCGATGTCCATAGGTCAGCGTACTTGGTCGGATCTTGGTACTGATAGAGCATGGGAAAAAGAGCTGGAAGCTCAAAAAAATCTTAGGACATTTTCCATTGAAATGTTATTGTCTCTCTCTGCTCTATGTCAAAGGGCTGGATCTTGGGGAAAGGTTTTTACTATCATGGAGCACTATTTGCAGTATCTGGTCCCTAAGAAAGTTATGCATAACAATGTTGGCGAGACATTATCTGATATCTGTAGTTCTATCCTCGTTCAAGCGACTTCTCAGTTTGCACAGGTGATGTTTGAGTCTGCCTTTGACATCTTCCTACTCGTCAGCTATCTGCTTAACATCTCTGAGCAG GTAAATATGTCACAGCAAGACATATGTAAGCTACGGCTTGAATTGCTTCCGATGATCCAAGATATCGTCTCAGAGTGGCTCATCGTTCTTTTCTTTGTTACCACGCCGGCTCAATTGACTTCAATGGATGATTTCAGCTCTAAGCTCTCATCTCTACAGATTG ATAGCAGCATTGACAAAAGATCATGGAACACAATGCTTGGGAAATGCGGTTTCTCATTGGCGTATATTCTTCTTTTCAGTGACCGAAGTTGCATTGTGGATAGCCGATTTAACTTAAGATATCTTCCAAGTTCACAAATCATTACAAGCTTGGTACAAAACTTTATCAGCTGGATTCGTTATAGTAAAACAGGAGAAGACGCTTCTTCTTTGCTAAGACGCTCAACTGAGCTTACTCTTAGGTTGATCAGGAATGGACAGGCTGATGCGGTTGAG CGAATCCTCTTGGTTGTGGAGGCAAGTTTACGTGGGGAGAAAACATTTGGACATGCCCAAGATACCAACGGAGATTGGTGTCTTCTTCAACATCTCCGTGGTTGTTGCCTCCTTGATCAAGTACAACGTGGAGCATGCGGGATATCAAGAGAGAGGAAGATTAGTGATTCCATCCGCTGCTTCTTCAG AGCTTCATCAGGTGAAGGATCTTGGAAGGCTTTGCACAGTTTGGCTAAAGAAGCAGGATTTTCACATTCCACAATTG GTGCCAGTATTTCAGATGGTGAAAAGTCTTGTGCAACATGGAAACTTCATTACTATGAATGGGCTATGCAAATTTTTGAACGGTATAATATAAGTGAAGGAGCTTGTCAGTTTGCGTATGCAGCCCTTGAGCAAGTAGACGAGGCCATTAATTTCATGGAGAGTAGCGAGAACGTCCATCCACCTGTAACAGCCACTTACTGTAGAGGACGACTGTGGGCAAATGTTTTCAAGTTCACGTTAGATCTGAATCTCTTGAATGATGCTTACTGCGCTATTATTTCAAACCCTGATGAGGAAATTAAGCGCATCTGTTTGAGGCGCTTCATCATAGTTCTATTTGAATGTGGCAAAACCAAG ATCCTCAGTGAGGGACATTTGCCTTTCATCGGCTTATCGGATAAGATCACCCAAGAGCTCTTTTGGAAG GCTGGGAGGTCTGAGATAATGATAAAGCCAAATCCATACAAGCTGCTTTATGCTTACGAGATGAGACGACACAATTGGCGAATGGCGGCAAGTTACATGTATCAGTTTTCTGCTCGTCTGAGAAGTGAGGCAGCATCCACGGATTATAAACACAAGTCCCTAGTTTTGCAAGAGAGGCTAAATGGACTTTCTGCTGCTATAAATGCATTAAGTCTTGTGCATCCTGGGCATGCTTGGATTGATCCACTACCAGAAGAATCCATGCATTATCCAGCAAAAAAGGCTAAAAGAGTAGAAGAACAACAAT CAGTAAGGAGTAGTGACCAGCCAAAAGGGTATCAGAGTTGCATTGATATCGAGAAAATCCAAAACGAGTATGTTTTCACCACAGCAGAATATTTGCTTTCTCTGAAAAACTTTGAGTGGACATATTCAG GGCTCGAAAAGCCACCACCGGACTTGGTTGACCTTCTTGTTCAGGCAGACTTGTATGACATGGCATtcactgttgttttaaaattttggagagGCTCAGCTTTGAAAAG GGAGCTGGAAAAGatatttgagaatatgacaattAGATGTTGCCCTGCTAAAGGAACGCTGTGGTCATC AAATGATCTCAGGCCTAATCTCTTGCTAACATCTACGGAAGACGAAGTCACTCATTCGCCTGATAGAAGCCCTGCTGCTCAAAGCTCCAACTTGGCTGGTGACTGGGAAATTCTTGAGGTTTATCTT AAGAGGTACAAAGACATACACGCTAGATTGCCAGTTACTGTTGCTTCAACTCTTCTTCAGGCAGATTCTTGTATCGAATTGCCTCTTTGGCTGGTTCACATGTTCAAG GACGGCAAGAAGGAGAAAGCTTTGGGAATGGGTGGGCAAGAAGCAAGTCCTGCTTCCTTGTTTCAGTTATATGTTGACTATGGGCGTCTTACAGAGGCCACTAATTTGCTATTGGAGTACATGGAATCATTTGCATCATCG